One part of the Plasmodium cynomolgi strain B DNA, chromosome 3, whole genome shotgun sequence genome encodes these proteins:
- a CDS encoding Duffy binding protein 2 (putative): MKGKNRPLFFLLVLLLSHKVNNVLLERTIETLQECKNEYVKGENCYKLAKGHHYIEEDNIERWLQGTNERRSEENIKYKYGVTELKIKYEQMNGKRTSRILKESIYEAQNFRDNNYREEKDGEHKTDSKTDNGRGANNLVMLDYDTSSSGHSAVTLDNVLEFVTEHGGNSLEKSSKGGNPYDIHHKKKISSDVINHAFLQKYVMKKCNDKRGRRIRDWDCPNKKDICIPDRRYQLCMKEITNLIDNTNTNFPSDIRFRKSYLKMKLIYDVREEGDLLLKKYNNIYNKDLCNDIRWSFEDFGDIIMGTDMEAVGYSKVVETNLRSIFGTGENAQLHRKQWWNECKKEIWREIMSSVKKKLKGNSAWICEKDVAVNVEPQIYRWIREWGRDYILELPKELQKLKEKCDRKFYYTDINVCNVFPCKNACILYDQWITRKKKQWDLLSNKFISVKKEQNIQTADIVTAYDILKQELDGFNDVAFENEINQRDNAYIDLCVCTAKKNTQKVLTNVENAAKSKASNSNPKIQAVYSSKEEKVQGDSAHGNVNSGAHNSTTGKAVTWKGQNGNQTCEKSNVQRSDIAESASAKNVDPQKSVSERSADTTSVTNIAEAGKENLGTTNSQSSKSTVEANSPGYGTVNSSSISVKNSEKTLVTTDKGLGSSKDNSDNNGSTESKKSMANPDSNSKGETGMGQDNDKEKATKDSSNNSDNTSSVRGDTTGAVDRNINKGVPEDRDKIVGSKKGEKEDNSANKDAATVVGGNTNDRRENGTEKNNFPAPDSKQSEDATPLSKTESLELNESVHRTTNDTTHSLKNKNEGSEKDLQKHDFKNNDMPNEEPNSDQTTDAEGHHRDSIKNDKGEWRTHMNKGTFTKNPNSNHLNSHNNLSNGKLDIKEYKYRDVNLTRERIIYMSEVRKCNNNISLSYCNSIEDKMSSNTCSREKSKNLCCSISDFCLNYFEVNSYEYHNCMKKEFEDLSYKCFTKGGFTDKAYFAAGGAMLILLLLITSRNIIKNESEEATFNEFEEHCDNIQRIPLMPNNIEHMQPLTPLDYS; this comes from the exons atgaaaggaaaaaaccgccctttattttttcttctagtTTTATTATTGTCACACAAA GTAAATAATGTATTATTAGAACGAACAATTGAAACCCTTcaagaatgcaaaaatgaatatgtgAAAGGTGAAAATTGTTATAAATTAGCTAAAGGGCATCACTATATTGAGGAAGATAACATAGAACGATGGTTACAAGGAACTAATGAAAGAAGAAgtgaggaaaatataaaatataaatatggcGTAACGgaactaaaaataaaatatgagcaaatgaatggaaaaagaacTAGCCGTATTTTGAAGGAATCAATTTACGAGGCGCAAAACTTTAGAGACAACAATTACAGAGAGGAAAAAGATGGAGAACATAAAACTGATAGTAAAACTGATAACGGGAGAGGTGCAAACAATTTGGTAATGTTAGATTATGATACATCTAGCAGTGGCCATTCAGCTGTGACCCTTGATAATGTTCTTGAATTTGTGACTGAACATGGGGGAAATTCTCTTGAAAAATCTTCGAAAGGTGGCAATCCTTACGATATTCATCATAAGAAAAAGATCTCTAGTGATGTTATAAATCAtgcttttcttcaaaaatatgtaatgaaAAAGTGTAATGATAAGAGGGGACGTCGCATAAGAGATTGGGACTGTCCAAATAAGAAGGATATTTGTATACCAGATCGAAGATATCAATTATGTATGAAGGAAATTACGAATTTGATAGATAATACAAACACAAATTTTCCTAGTGATATAAGATTTCGAAAGTCatatttgaaaatgaaaCTCATTTATGATGTTAGAGAAGAGGGAGATTTGTTATTAAAGAAGTATAACAACATATATAACAAAGACTTATGTAATGATATAAGATGGAGTTTTGAAGATTTTGGAGATATAATTATGGGAACTGATATGGAAGCTGTTGGATATTCCAAAGTAGTGGAAACAAATTTGCGCAGCATCTTTGGAACTGGTGAAAATGCCCAACTGCATCGTAAGCAATGGTGGaatgaatgtaaaaaagagaTTTGGAGAGAAATAATGTCctcagttaaaaaaaaattaaagggTAATTCTGCATGGATTTGTGAAAAAGATGTTGCGGTAAATGTAGAACCCCAAATATATAGATGGATTCGAGAATGGGGAAGGGATTATATATTAGAATTACCCAAAGAACTACAAAAactgaaagaaaaatgtgatagaaaattctattatactgatataaatgtatgtaaTGTATTTCCATGTAAAAATGCttgtatattatatgatCAATGgataacaagaaaaaaaaaacaatgggATCTTCTGTCAAATAAATTcataagtgtaaaaaaagaacaaaacatCCAGACGGCAGATATCGTAACTGCTTATGATATACTAAAACAGGAGTTAGATGGATTTAACGATGTGGCCTTTGAGAATGAAATTAACCAACGTGATAATGCATATATTGATTTATGCGTTTGTAccgctaaaaaaaatacccagAAAGTCCTGacaaatgtagaaaatgctgCTAAATCTAAGGCATCAAATTCGAATCCGAAAATTCAGGCTGTATATAGCAGTAAGGAGGAGAAGGTTCAAGGGGATTCTGCACATGGAAATGTTAACAGCGGCGCACATAATTCTACCACAGGTAAAGCTGTTACGTGGAAaggtcaaaatggaaatcaGACATGTGAAAAAAGCAATGTACAGCGAAGTGATATTGCTGAAAGTGCAAGTGCTAAAAATGTTGATCCGCAGAAATCTGTAAGTGAAAGGAGTGCCGACACTACGAGCGTTACAAATATTGCAGAAGCTGGAAAGGAAAACTTAGGCACAACAAATAGTCAATCTTCTAAGTCTACCGTTGAAGCAAATAGCCCAGGTTATGGCACTGTGAACAGTTCATCTATATCTGtaaaaaatagtgaaaaaaCGTTAGTAACCACCGATAAAGGTTTGGGGTCTTCGAAAGATAACAGTGATAACAATGGATCTACGGAATCTAAGAAATCGATGGCTAATCCTGATTCAAATAGTAAAGGTGAGACGGGAATGGGACAAGACAATGATAAGGAGAAGGCTACTAAAGATAGTAGTAATAATTCAGATAATACAAGCTCTGTTAGGGGCGATACTACTGGTGCAGTTGATAGAAATATTAATAAAGGTGTTCCTGAGGATAGAGATAAAATTgtaggaagtaaaaaaggagaaaaggaagataaCTCTGCAAATAAGGATGCAGCGACTGTAGTTGGTGGTAACACTAATGATAGAAGAGAAAATGGtacggaaaaaaacaattttccTGCACCTGACAGTAAACAAAGTGAGGATGCAACTCCGCTAAGTAAAACTGAAAGTTTAGAATTAAACGAAAGTGTACATAGAACTACTAATGATACAACTcacagtttaaaaaataaaaatgaaggaagcgAAAAGGATTTACAAAAGcatgattttaaaaataatgatatgCCGAATGAAGAACCCAATTCTGATCAAACTACAGATGCAGAGGGACATCACAGGGATAGtatcaaaaatgataaaggaGAATGGAGAACGCATATGAATAAAGGTACTTTTACGAAAAATCCAAATAGTAACCACTTAAATAGCCATAATAATTTGAGTAATGGTAAATTAGATATAAAAGAATACAAATACAGAGATGTCAACTTAACAAGAgaaagaattatatatatgtccgAAGTACGCAAGtgcaataataatatttctttaagCTACTGTAACTCTATAGAAGACAAAATGTCATCGAACACTTGTTCTAGagagaaaagtaaaaatttatgttgtTCAATATCGGATTTTtgtttgaattattttgagGTTAATTCTTATGAGTATCATAATTGcatgaaaaaggaatttgAAGATCTATCATACAAGTGCTTTACAAAAGGGGGTTTTACAG ACAAGGCTTATTTTGCCGCGGGAGGAGCGATGCTGATACTGCTATTGTTAATTACTTCAcggaatattatcaaaaatga ATCTGAAGAAGCTACATTTAATGAGTTTGAAGAACACTGTGATAATATTCAAAGAATCCCCCTGATGCCTAACA aTATTGAACACATGCAACCATTAACCCCCCTGGATTATTCATGA